From the genome of Acidobacteriota bacterium, one region includes:
- a CDS encoding MXAN_5187 C-terminal domain-containing protein translates to MASPKSDFEKEMQHLEAEIRRLEAEYNMFFAGRLPRLPWETRTRVEALVKKHDRSFIRNTADRFRFESLQNKYAKFCELWERQINQMEGGRPKRGGGAKPPPSPPRTVPKAEQAPAGDPDRVVRFSSSGADDDRVKELFQTLSEMKQAAGEAAVPMDRVAALVKAQVAKYAADGSEVAFRVGVKDGKVSLTVKPVRTGED, encoded by the coding sequence GTGGCGTCTCCCAAAAGCGATTTCGAGAAGGAGATGCAGCACCTCGAGGCCGAGATTCGGCGCCTCGAGGCGGAATACAACATGTTCTTCGCCGGCCGGTTGCCGCGGCTGCCGTGGGAGACGCGCACCCGCGTCGAGGCGCTGGTCAAGAAACACGACCGCTCCTTCATCCGCAACACCGCCGACCGGTTCCGCTTCGAGTCGCTGCAGAACAAGTACGCCAAGTTCTGCGAGCTGTGGGAGCGGCAGATCAACCAGATGGAGGGCGGGCGGCCCAAGCGGGGCGGCGGGGCGAAGCCTCCGCCTTCACCGCCACGCACTGTCCCCAAGGCCGAGCAGGCACCGGCGGGTGATCCCGATCGGGTGGTGCGGTTCTCGAGCAGCGGCGCAGACGATGACCGGGTGAAGGAGCTGTTCCAGACGCTCTCGGAGATGAAGCAGGCGGCCGGCGAGGCGGCGGTGCCAATGGACCGGGTGGCCGCGCTCGTCAAGGCGCAGGTCGCGAAGTACGCGGCCGACGGCAGCGAGGTGGCGTTCCGGGTGGGCGTGAAGGACGGAAAAGTGTCGCTGACGGTGAAGCCGGTGCGGACGGGGGAGGACTGA
- a CDS encoding cold-shock protein → MRITGKVKWFNNAKGYGFIEREGGSDVFVHYSAIQGAGFRSLEEGQPVEFEIVDGPKGPQAGNVTRAA, encoded by the coding sequence ATGCGTATTACAGGCAAGGTCAAGTGGTTCAATAACGCCAAGGGTTACGGTTTCATCGAGCGCGAAGGCGGCTCCGATGTGTTCGTGCACTACTCGGCGATTCAGGGCGCCGGCTTCCGCTCGCTCGAAGAGGGACAGCCGGTCGAGTTCGAAATCGTCGACGGACCGAAGGGTCCCCAGGCCGGCAACGTAACCCGCGCCGCGTAG